CTGTGGCTGCAGTGTTGGgctggtaagtgtgtgtgtgtgtgtgtgtgtgtgtgtgtgtgtgtgtgtgtgtgtgtgtgtgtgtgtgtgtgtgtgtggtgttcagtgtgtctgtctctgtgtgtgtagtgttcaGTGTGCGTgtggtgttcagtgtgtgtgtgtgtgtgtgtgtgtttgatgtgtgtgtagtgtttgatgtgtatgtgtgtgtgtggatggtgtttgatgtgtggtgtgtgtgtgtatgtatgtatgatgtctgatgtgtgtgtgtgtgtgtgtgtgtgcaggtttggCTTTGATGTGCCGGTGATTGTGAGAAGTTCAGATGAAGGTGATTCTCTTCCTCCTGCTCCAGAGAAGAAGATGGTTCAGGTTCCCAATCCGTTCTCTCTGGAGatcaacacaaacaccacactGGGATCAGTAACGGGTAAAACACCAcactccacctgtctgtctgtctgtctgtctcacagaGCGAACTGCCATGttaatgtgtgtctgtgttctttCAGATGGTGTATGTCTGCAGCCATATTGtttagaggagtgtgtgttgagTTGTTATTGGGGCTGCAGTGTTCAGGCTCTACAGTTTGCCCTGCAGGAACACCGCTACACACGAAGACTGAACACAGCGCATTTATTCCAACAGGCTTTACAGGGGCAGTACCTGCACTGCCACACCTTCATGTATCCTTACTGTCATTAACACCGTCATTAACACACCTTCACCTGTCCTTAATGTCATTAGCACGCCTTCACCTATCCCTGCTGTCATTAATATGCCTTCACCTGTCCTTACTGTCATTAACACGCCTTCACCTGTCCTTACTGTCATTAACACACCTTCACCTGTCCTTACTGTCATTAACACACCTTCACCTGTCCTTACTGTCATTAACACACCTTCACCTGTCCTTACTGTCATTAACACACCTTCACCTGTTTTTACTGTCATTAGCATGCCTTCACCTGTACTTACTGTCATTAACACTGTCATTAACACACCTTCACCTGTCCTTACTGTCATTAACACACCTTCACCTGTCCTTACTGTCATTAACACTGTCATTAACACACCTTCACCTGTCCTTACTGTCATTAGCATGCCTTCACCTGTACTTACTGTCATTAACACACCTTCACCTGTCCTTACTGTCATTAACACGCCTTCACCTGTACTTACTGTCATTAACACATCTCCACCTGTCCTTACTGTCATTAACACACCTTCACCTGTCCTTACTGTCATTAACAGTCATTaacacacctccacctgtcCTTACTGTCATTAACACATCTCCACCTGTCCTTACTGTCATTAACACGCCTTCACCTGTCCTTACTGTCATTAACACATCTCCACCTGTCCTTACTGTCATTAACACACCTTCACCTGTCCTTAATGTCATTAACACTGTCATTAACACACCTTCACCTGTCCTTACTGTCATTAGCATGCCTTCACCTGTACTTACTGTCATTAACACACCTTCACCTGTCCTTACTGTCATTAACACTGTCATTaacacacctccacctgtcCTTACTGTCATTAACACATCTCCACCTGTCCTTACTGTCATTAACACACCTTCACCTGTCCTTACTGTCATTAACACTGTCATTaacacacctccacctgtcCTTACTGTCATTAACACATCTCCACCTGTCCTTACTGTCATTAACACGCCTTCACCTGTCCTTACTGTCATTAACACGCCTTCACCTGTCCTTACTGTCATTAACACACCTTACCCTGTCCTTACTGTCATTAACACACCTTCACCTGTCCTTACTGTCATTaacacacctccacctgtcCTTACTGTCATTAACACTGTCATTAACACACCTTCACCTGTCCTTACTGTCATTAACACACCTTCACCTGTTTTTACTGTCATTAGCATGCCTTCACCTGTTTTTACTGTCATTAACACTGTCATTAACACACTTTCACCTGTCCTTACTGTCATTAACACACCTTCACCTGTCCTTACTGTCATTAACACACCTTCACCTGTCCTTACTGTCATTAACACACCTTCACCTGTTTTTACTGTCATTAGCATGCCTTCACCTGTTTTTACTGTCATTAACACTGTCATTAACACACTTTCACCTGTCCTTACTGTCATTAACACACCTTCACCTGTCCTTACTGTCATTAACACGCCTTCACCTGTCCTTACTGTCATTAACACTGTCATTaacacacctccacctgtcCTTACTGTCATTAACACACCTTCACCTGTCCTTACTGTCATTAACACACCTTACCCTGTCCTTAATGTCATTAGCATGCCTTCACCTATCCCTGCTGTCATTAACACGCCTTCACCTGTTCTTAATGTCATTAACGCTCATTAATAGTGAGTATTATAATGTGTAATAACGCTGTAATTATGAATGTTAGTGTGTATATGAGTTGATCTTTGACGATGATGTCAGCATGGGTAAAGGTCAGAGGTCGGAGTGCATCACTCAGATGCCTTCAGATCTCGGAGTAACAGATTTCGGCTTCCTCCCAAGAGATCGCTATCCGCTAGTCGCTGTTCTCACCTTAGCTAAGGTGGAGGACAGAGATGTCTACGACATTGTGagtaacccacacacacacacacacacacacacacacacacacacaccattctgtTTACACTGTAagtcatgatgatgatgatgaatattaTGGAGATGGTGGATGGTGGACATGACCATGATAGTAAACACTATCATTACCAtcttcatcattatcattatggtTATGATAGTggggctgctgctgctgatgatgatgatggtggtgatgaggaGGGTGGTGGTGATGAGGAGGGTGGTAATGGaggtgatgatgaggatggtTGTGGTGATGAGgagggtgatgatgatgatggatgtCACGATGAGGGGGTGGTGATGATAGAGAGGAGGGTTGTGGTGATGATGGAGCTGATGAGgagggtggtggtgatgatggagatgatgattaggagggtggtggtgatgattgaGGTGATGAGgagggtggtggtgatgattgaGGTGATGAGgagggtggtggtgatgattgaGGTGATGTTGAGGAGggtggtgatggaggtgattaggagggtggtggtggtgatgatggagcTGATGAGGAAGGTGATATGGAGGTGATGATGAGGGATGAGgagggtggtggtgatgattgaGGTGATGAGgagggtggtggtgatgattgaggtgatgatgaggagggtggtggtgatgattgaggtgatgatgagggtggtggtgatgattgaggtgatgatgaggagggtggtggtgatgattgaGGTGATGATGAGGAGGGTGGTGATGGAAGTGATGAGgagggtggtggtgatgatggagatgatgttGAGgagggtggtgatgatgattgaggtgatgatgaggagggtggtgatggaggtgattaggagggtggtggtggtgatgatggagcTGATGAGGAAGGTGATATGGAGGTGATGAGGAGggtgatggagatgatgatgaggagggtggtggtgatgattgaGGTGATGATGAGGAGGGTGGTGGTGATTGAGGTGTTGAGGAaggtggtgatggaggtgatgagGGTGGTGATGATGGAGCTGATGAGGAAGGTGATATGGAGGTGATGAGGAGggtgatggagatgatgatgaggagggtggtggtgatgattgaggtgatgatgaggagggtggtgatgtaggtgattaggagggtggtggtggtgatgatggagatgatgttGAGGAGGGTGGTGGTGATTGAGGTGTTGAGGAaggtggtgatggaggtgatgatgaggagggtggtgatggaggtgatgagGGTGGTGATGATGGAGCTGATAAGGAAGGTGATATGGAGGTGGATGAGGGATGAGTAGGGTGGTGCTGATGATGGAGATAATGATTAGgagggtggtggtgatgatggaggtgatgatgaggagggtggtgatgatggaggtgatgaTGAGGAGGGTGGTGATGGGGAGGGTGGTGATGATTGAGGTGATGATGAGGAGggtggtgatggaggtgatgaagagggtggtggtggtgataatGGAGATGTGGaggagggtggtggtggtgattgagGTGATGTGGAaggtggtgatggaggtgatgatgAGAAGGGTGGTGGTGATTGAGGTGATGGTGAGGAGGGTGGTGATGGACGTGATGAGggtggtgatggaggtgatgatgGGGAgagtggtgatggtgatggaggtgatgatgaggagggtggtgatggtgatgaggagGGTGGTGGAGATggggtgatgatgatggagatgatgaggagggtagtggtggtgatgaggagggtggtgatggtggtggaggtgatgatgatggtggtgatgaggaggaggagggtgatgGAGCTGATGATGAGGAGGGTGGTGGTGATAGTGATGGAGGTGTTGAGGAGGGCGGTGATGGTGATTGAGGTGATGGTGAGGAGGGTGGTTGTGATGATGGGGGTGATGATGGACATGATGAGGAGGagggtggtgatggtggtggtgatgatggaggtgatgatgaggagggtggtggtggtgatgaaggtgatgaggaggagggtggtgatgatggagctgatgatggaggtgatgaTGGGGAGGGTGGTAGTGATGATGGGGAGGGTGGTGATGATGGAGCTGATGCTGTTGCTGATGATGAACAATGGTTGTTGCAGGTGGTGAGTGTTACAGTTCTCCACGTTCCTGATGATAAGTACCGGCTCTCTGCGAGGATCCTGTTCCACGTCCTGCTCACTGCTGATGGAAACATGTTCGATCTAAAGGTAAACacatgctgattggtctcattGGCTGTTTCtctgtttccatagtaacatcTGAACATGTCTAACATTTCTTCACAGCCACTCTTCATGTCCACTGACGGCACAAGCCCCACCCCTACGGAGGAAGAGGTAAAGCCACATGAAGAAGAACCAAAGGATGAAGAGGTGGAGTCGGATACagagggggcgtggccaggAACTGTAGGGCGGGACTGTGTGGTGTGTCAGAATGCGGCAGTGAACCGTGTGTTGTTACCGTGTCgtcatgcgtgtgtgtgtgacgagtgtgtgtggaggtttCAGCATTGCCCCATGTGCCGAGCCTTCGTCTGCGAGTCCTTCACCCTGTCTCCGCCCACAACCACTCCCCCTGTCCCGAGGGGCGGGGCTTATAACACAGACATGCACAGCACTGCTTTTTAATGATTGTTATTTTAAACAGTAATGATTTCGAAACCCTTTTGGAGGAACTAAAGTAGCAGGAACTTTTCATTTTACTTCATCATCTGAATCTGATGTTATTCCGAACACACTcctgtgtaaataaaattacactGAAATTCAATTCATACCACAAACATGTCACTGTGATCAgcccactgtgggcgtgtcccagaCCACACCCCCTTTTCACCATAATGCAGTGCACTATGGGTAGTATGTAGACATAGTTTGGTCACTGACCTgctgcagtgcattatgggatgtGCAGTAGATTTCCTCCACtgtgtataaaacattaaagctagtgcactatgtagtgaaCACGATGGAGTTTAGGACAAACGCTGTAATATTGTGtacataaatattattttatatatttattagtcTACTAATAAACTTTAAACTGATGTTTAAAGTCAtcagtgtttaaataaagtgtCACTCAGAGGAGTGTTACTTtaaaataatctaaataaaAGTGAAACGTGCTGAAAAATCAAAACTGTTGATTTTATTTGCTATAATTGtggatttaataaataaatcacagaggACTGGAGTTCTCGGTGTAGTGTTCTTATTAGAAACTCCCAAACCACAGCCGCTTTTACATTTCATCATTAAGATTAAAGTAAGAGTTGTTCCTACTCTTCACCGAAGAGGTGGAGTCGATATTCAAATGAGATAATTACCATAAAGAAAAACAGGACACTGATTCAGTACGAAACTTTAATGAGGTGATGAACaatgtgtaattatttatttcagattaaACAAAATCAGCGCTGACATCACAAGAGTGTGTTCAGAAACACTGCTGCGTCCTAATAAACACAAAACTAAAGAGCCTAAGAaggcgcgcgcacgcacacacacacacacacacacactaaggaAGCAGCCTTCTGAAGGGTGGTGGTTTTACACACGTGTTTAAATCTGAACTCGCCGCATTATACTaaacataacaaaaagaaacaaaataaacatttactcaGCTCtgtcaccgtgtgtgtgtgtgtgtgtgtgtgtgtgtgtgtgtcagagctgAGGTTTTAAACAGGTTTATAATCCAGTTTGGATTCAAGCTTTTTAGAGTCTGCGACTTTCCTCACTGCCTTCATAAAGTCCTCCTGAGTGACAAAATCCCGATCAGCACGGATAGCAAACATCCCTGtggaggaacacacacacacacacacacacacacacacacacacacacacacacacacacacacactataaacacaCTCATATGATCAGACACGGATCAGGGTGAAAGGTGTGTACGGTTATTTTACCAGCTTCAGTGCAGACGTTACGCAGATCAGCTCCGTTAAATCCGTCTGACAGTTTCACAATCGCCTCGTAAtctgaacaaaaataaacacgcGTTAATATTTACACCTCACGTTATTAAACTGCTGATTTACCTCCAAGATCCCACAACAGGATATGcagttacagtgaggggaaaaaagtatttgatcccctgctgattttgtatgtttgcccactgacaaagaaatgatcagtctataattttaatggtaggtttatttgaacagcaagagacagaataacaacaagatgaggtcagatgtttcttgtagttggccaccaggtttgcacacatctcaggagggattttgtcccactcctctttgcagatcctctccaagtcattaaggtttcgaggctgacgtttggcaactcgaaccttcagctccctccacagattttctatgg
The sequence above is drawn from the Ictalurus punctatus breed USDA103 chromosome 25, Coco_2.0, whole genome shotgun sequence genome and encodes:
- the cgrrf1 gene encoding cell growth regulator with RING finger domain protein 1, yielding MFNFRYISGMAAEFIVKLYEYSPLFYISVIAVCFILTVAAVLGWFGFDVPVIVRSSDEGDSLPPAPEKKMVQVPNPFSLEINTNTTLGSVTDGVCLQPYCLEECVLSCYWGCSVQALQFALQEHRYTRRLNTAHLFQQALQGQYLHCHTFIMGKGQRSECITQMPSDLGVTDFGFLPRDRYPLVAVLTLAKVEDRDVYDIVVSVTVLHVPDDKYRLSARILFHVLLTADGNMFDLKPLFMSTDGTSPTPTEEEVKPHEEEPKDEEVESDTEGAWPGTVGRDCVVCQNAAVNRVLLPCRHACVCDECVWRFQHCPMCRAFVCESFTLSPPTTTPPVPRGGAYNTDMHSTAF